In a genomic window of Aeromonas veronii:
- a CDS encoding efflux RND transporter periplasmic adaptor subunit yields the protein MKKWMAIMLLIAIALFGSVIGFNLFKQKMIAQYMANRPEPEFPVTAMVTKAQDWVPTIEAIGFIEPNQGVTLSTELAGTIDAITFESGKPVKADQLLLSLDSTVERANLRASQAKLPAAKAKFDRFQNLYKTSSISKEQLDEAEAAYRSLEADIESLKATIARREVRAPFSGVVGLRNVFLGQYLQPGTDIVRLEDTSVMRLRFTVPQTDISKIKLGQTIKINVDAYPQTQFDGHITAIEPAVNFQSGLIQVQADIPNNDGQLRSGMFARASIILPTVKDQIVIPQTAISFTLYGQNVYVLKEGEETDKEGNKVKVLRAKQVVVKAGERRGNDVHVLSGIQAGDQIVLSGQVRLSNDTKVHVVENDALAVPAQTPML from the coding sequence ATGAAAAAGTGGATGGCCATTATGTTGCTGATAGCGATCGCCCTGTTTGGCAGCGTCATTGGCTTCAATCTGTTCAAACAAAAGATGATTGCCCAATACATGGCCAACCGGCCGGAACCCGAGTTCCCTGTCACCGCCATGGTGACCAAGGCGCAGGATTGGGTGCCGACCATCGAAGCGATCGGCTTCATCGAGCCGAACCAGGGGGTGACCCTCTCCACCGAACTGGCCGGCACCATTGATGCCATCACCTTCGAGTCGGGCAAACCGGTCAAGGCTGACCAACTGCTGCTGAGCCTGGACTCCACCGTGGAGCGGGCCAATCTGCGCGCCTCCCAAGCCAAGCTGCCGGCGGCAAAAGCCAAGTTCGATCGTTTCCAGAACCTCTACAAGACCAGCTCCATCTCCAAAGAGCAGCTGGATGAAGCCGAAGCAGCCTATCGCTCGCTGGAAGCAGATATCGAGAGTCTGAAGGCGACCATTGCCCGCCGTGAAGTCCGTGCGCCCTTTAGCGGCGTGGTCGGCCTGCGCAATGTGTTCCTCGGTCAGTATCTGCAACCGGGCACCGATATCGTGCGCCTGGAGGATACCAGCGTGATGCGCCTGCGCTTCACCGTGCCCCAGACCGATATCTCCAAAATCAAGCTGGGCCAGACCATCAAGATCAATGTGGATGCCTATCCGCAAACCCAGTTTGACGGTCATATCACCGCCATCGAGCCTGCGGTCAACTTCCAGAGCGGCCTGATCCAGGTGCAGGCTGACATCCCGAACAACGACGGTCAGCTACGTTCCGGTATGTTCGCCCGCGCCAGCATCATTCTGCCGACGGTGAAAGATCAGATTGTGATCCCGCAAACCGCCATCTCCTTCACCCTTTACGGTCAGAACGTCTACGTGCTCAAAGAGGGCGAGGAGACGGACAAAGAGGGTAACAAGGTGAAAGTGCTGCGAGCCAAGCAGGTTGTGGTCAAGGCCGGTGAGCGCCGTGGCAACGATGTGCATGTGCTCTCCGGCATCCAGGCCGGTGACCAGATCGTACTGTCGGGTCAGGTTCGCCTGAGCAACGACACCAAGGTACATGTGGTCGAGAACGATGCCCTGGCCGTTCCGGCACAAACCCCGATGCTGTAA
- a CDS encoding TetR/AcrR family transcriptional regulator, with translation MILDKKESIFNAAHEVLGERGFHGLSIAEVAKKANVATGTIYRYFGDKDDLIRQLHQHTILQCVPMVMADVAIDIVSFQQFRQLWLNIHAIFVNEPNAIRCKLQYESSPLGAELEANPVILAAWEPLDRFFEQGVEQGLFIDLPIRALQVLSLDSVMHLALQCRVHNITLTESQLETAIRASWNAILSPHLSTSGACS, from the coding sequence ATGATTCTGGATAAAAAAGAGAGCATCTTCAACGCGGCCCATGAAGTGCTGGGTGAACGGGGTTTTCATGGTCTGTCGATTGCGGAAGTCGCCAAAAAGGCCAATGTTGCCACCGGCACCATCTATCGCTACTTCGGCGACAAGGATGATCTGATCCGGCAGTTGCATCAGCACACTATCTTGCAGTGTGTGCCCATGGTCATGGCCGATGTAGCGATCGATATAGTTTCATTTCAACAATTTCGCCAATTATGGCTCAATATTCATGCCATTTTTGTTAACGAGCCCAACGCTATCCGGTGCAAATTGCAGTACGAGAGCTCCCCGCTAGGGGCAGAATTGGAGGCCAATCCTGTCATTCTGGCCGCCTGGGAGCCTCTGGACCGATTCTTTGAACAGGGCGTTGAACAAGGATTGTTTATTGATTTACCGATACGGGCACTCCAGGTGTTGAGTCTGGACAGTGTCATGCATCTGGCCCTGCAGTGCAGGGTTCACAACATCACGCTGACCGAATCGCAGTTGGAAACCGCGATCCGGGCCAGCTGGAATGCCATTTTATCCCCCCATCTTTCCACCTCAGGAGCCTGTTCATGA